In Candidatus Deferrimicrobium sp., a genomic segment contains:
- a CDS encoding prepilin peptidase, with amino-acid sequence MTAGPPDIVILAASAAFLVGACIGSFLNVVIFRLPRGESVVSPRSRCPGCGRQIGVLENIPIVSFITLGGKCAGCGVAISWRYPAVELLTAAGFGVIFLLDGPGFPLLRDLIFFCLLIPIAFIDIDHRIIPDELSLGGLVAGILLSFLPGGDWKGSITGALVGGGILYATAFLYEKIRGTEGMGGGDIKLLAMIGAFLGWRGTLASIFFGALLGATGGILAMRKGGEGLKTAIPFGPYLCAAALGARFLGGGFWG; translated from the coding sequence ATGACCGCGGGGCCACCAGATATCGTCATCCTCGCCGCTTCGGCGGCGTTCCTTGTCGGCGCGTGCATCGGATCTTTCCTCAACGTGGTCATTTTCCGTCTGCCGCGAGGAGAGTCGGTCGTCTCTCCCCGGTCGCGCTGCCCCGGATGCGGCCGGCAGATCGGGGTGTTGGAGAATATCCCCATCGTCAGCTTCATTACCCTCGGTGGGAAATGCGCCGGATGTGGAGTGGCGATCTCCTGGCGGTACCCGGCGGTAGAACTGCTCACCGCGGCCGGGTTCGGAGTGATCTTTCTTCTGGACGGCCCCGGGTTCCCGCTGCTGCGCGACCTGATCTTCTTCTGCCTCCTTATACCGATCGCATTCATCGACATCGACCACCGGATCATCCCCGACGAACTCTCCCTCGGCGGGCTTGTCGCGGGAATCCTCCTCTCCTTTCTTCCCGGCGGCGATTGGAAGGGGAGTATCACGGGTGCGCTGGTGGGGGGCGGGATCCTCTATGCCACCGCGTTCCTGTACGAGAAGATCCGCGGGACCGAGGGGATGGGAGGCGGGGATATCAAGCTGCTGGCGATGATCGGCGCGTTTCTCGGATGGCGCGGAACGCTGGCTTCGATCTTCTTCGGTGCGCTCCTCGGTGCGACAGGGGGGATCCTGGCGATGCGAAAGGGCGGGGAGGGCCTGAAGACGGCGATCCCGTTCGGCCCCTACCTGTGCGCGGCCGCCCTCGGGGCGCGATTTCTCGGGGGTGGATTCTGGGGGTGA
- a CDS encoding ABC transporter permease: protein MFRRIFSIAANTFRETIRNKILYAILAFALFVIGMTFFLADLSVGDFARIIADVGLASIHIFGVIMAVFLGITLVSNEVDRKTIYILLSKPVRRFEFIFGKTLGLSVTLLLTTLAMATVLFLVHFSYRYGGRAEVGIFIASAGIYMELVLITCLASLFSTFTTPVLSAIFTLCLFIVGHLTNYLYVLGEQSKVAAVRWGSAFLFYLLPNLENFNWKNEVAYGSLKSFSILGWAAGYLVAYAACVLCLSCLLFARKDFK, encoded by the coding sequence ATGTTCCGTAGAATTTTTTCCATCGCCGCCAACACCTTCCGGGAAACGATCCGGAACAAGATCCTCTACGCGATCCTGGCCTTCGCCCTCTTCGTCATCGGGATGACCTTCTTCCTTGCCGACCTGTCGGTGGGCGACTTCGCCCGGATCATCGCCGACGTGGGGCTGGCCAGCATCCACATTTTTGGCGTCATCATGGCGGTCTTCCTCGGGATCACCCTCGTCAGCAACGAAGTGGATCGGAAGACGATCTACATCCTCCTCTCCAAGCCGGTGCGGCGCTTCGAGTTCATCTTCGGGAAGACGCTGGGTTTAAGCGTCACCCTTCTGCTCACGACGCTCGCGATGGCGACGGTCCTCTTCCTCGTTCATTTTTCCTATCGATACGGCGGGAGGGCGGAGGTTGGCATCTTCATCGCCTCCGCGGGGATCTACATGGAGCTGGTTCTGATCACGTGCCTGGCCTCCCTCTTCTCGACCTTCACCACGCCGGTGTTGAGCGCCATCTTCACGCTCTGCCTCTTCATCGTCGGTCATCTGACGAATTACCTTTACGTTCTGGGGGAGCAGTCGAAGGTTGCCGCGGTGAGGTGGGGGAGCGCCTTCCTGTTCTACCTCCTGCCGAACCTTGAGAACTTCAACTGGAAGAACGAGGTGGCGTACGGGAGTCTGAAATCGTTTTCCATTCTCGGATGGGCGGCGGGGTACCTGGTGGCCTACGCCGCATGCGTTCTCTGCCTTTCCTGTCTCCTCTTCGCCCGTAAAGACTTCAAATGA